A window of the Lujinxingia vulgaris genome harbors these coding sequences:
- a CDS encoding bifunctional serine/threonine-protein kinase/formylglycine-generating enzyme family protein, translating to MASDQLDLRLGQLALARGSLSLSALIEAATRAGEQGISLGESLLSCGSITSEALQELERDLSLLTADRFEEVLAHGDTLILDDLASRRIAHTLDLLEAPTPGSTHGESPAHAGGFDEQSGVIEGRTPTLTDFDDADAHEGQPDDLPPLYGGAEARYDFVDELGRGGMGQILLARDQLLEREIALKTLLPDTDNPTAHDRLLAEARLTGRLEHPSIVPVYDVGWLHHGSPYYTMRVVRERSLAAILDELRQGCSSHYSLTQLVGIVRQVCLAIQYAHDAGVVHRDLKPENILIGSYGEVFVIDWGIAKVLHGEDPHTSTLPRGTLVGTPQYMAPEQAQGHNDEVDERTDVYALGAILYEVLTLESVFEARTVLSLLISIIQDEPLSPSKRAPTRQIPRTIEEIALRALAKAPEDRYPSAQALADELNLFLEGVKERERQKSQALELVKAAHESRTLYQEARHDLAQAIRRRDELRRSIPSWAPPQEKSALWEIEALVDQLGVEAEKRFGEVTRQLSQSLGYAPLDEAHDALAELYWERFLQAEAAGDQATATYFESLVRQHNTGAFDQRLSGEATLEVETVPASATLQLWRVSESQRRLVSQPIGSPSQAPESFEHLPHGAYALHVSAEGYAPLEFPLALDRLAHLRVQVPLWPRASVPEDFIVISAGPFRAGAHDAISLEQEIVDLDAFALQRTPVTCGQYVDFLNAIASEDPDAARRHAPRVRDDMPSYFPLEDGRYVVPRQDAEGDAWDPQWPICIINRLDALAYIAWRSELDQRAYRLPTSMEWEKAARGVDGRLYPWGHHFDASFCHMRESAPGKSMPKPVGATPTDRSPYGVLDMAGNIAEWTSTPADAAAGTYVLRGGSFNSFPLMCRLDWHQTSPEHYRHVHYGFRMALDLTR from the coding sequence ATGGCATCAGATCAGTTGGACCTTCGCCTCGGACAGCTCGCGCTTGCCCGTGGGTCGCTCAGTCTGAGCGCTCTCATTGAGGCGGCAACCCGCGCCGGGGAGCAAGGGATATCACTTGGCGAGTCGCTGCTTTCGTGTGGCAGCATCACGTCCGAGGCGCTTCAAGAGCTGGAGCGCGACCTGTCGCTTCTCACTGCAGATCGTTTTGAGGAGGTGCTCGCGCACGGTGACACGCTCATTCTTGATGATCTCGCATCGCGCCGCATTGCTCACACCCTCGATCTGCTGGAGGCTCCGACTCCGGGGTCGACACATGGTGAGTCACCGGCCCATGCTGGTGGGTTCGATGAGCAATCTGGCGTCATCGAGGGTCGCACGCCCACGTTGACGGATTTCGACGACGCCGACGCTCACGAGGGTCAACCGGATGATCTTCCGCCGCTTTATGGAGGTGCCGAGGCTCGCTACGATTTCGTCGATGAGTTGGGACGCGGAGGGATGGGGCAGATTCTGCTCGCCAGGGATCAACTTCTTGAGCGTGAGATCGCACTCAAGACGCTCTTGCCCGATACCGACAACCCCACTGCACACGACCGACTTCTGGCCGAAGCGCGGCTGACCGGGCGTCTGGAACATCCCAGCATCGTCCCCGTCTATGATGTCGGCTGGCTCCATCACGGCTCGCCATACTACACCATGCGGGTGGTCCGAGAGCGTAGTCTGGCTGCGATTCTCGATGAGCTGCGCCAGGGATGCTCCTCTCATTACTCGCTGACGCAACTTGTGGGCATCGTGCGCCAGGTCTGTCTGGCCATTCAGTATGCGCATGACGCCGGGGTCGTGCACCGGGATCTCAAGCCGGAGAATATCCTCATCGGTAGTTACGGTGAGGTCTTCGTGATCGACTGGGGAATCGCCAAGGTCCTTCACGGCGAAGATCCCCACACCAGCACCCTGCCCCGGGGCACCCTGGTGGGGACCCCGCAATACATGGCCCCGGAACAGGCGCAGGGGCACAACGATGAGGTCGATGAACGCACCGACGTCTATGCGCTGGGCGCAATCCTCTATGAGGTGTTGACGCTCGAGTCGGTCTTTGAGGCCCGTACCGTCTTGAGCCTCTTGATCAGCATCATTCAGGACGAGCCCCTCTCACCGTCGAAGCGCGCGCCAACCCGTCAGATCCCTCGCACGATTGAAGAGATCGCGCTCAGGGCGCTGGCCAAGGCCCCCGAAGATCGCTACCCGAGCGCGCAGGCACTCGCCGACGAACTCAACCTCTTTCTGGAGGGCGTGAAGGAGCGCGAGCGCCAGAAAAGTCAGGCCCTTGAACTCGTGAAGGCCGCTCATGAAAGCCGCACCCTTTACCAGGAGGCGCGCCACGATCTGGCGCAGGCGATCCGGCGACGAGACGAGCTGCGTCGCTCGATCCCTTCATGGGCGCCGCCTCAGGAGAAGTCCGCGCTCTGGGAGATCGAGGCTCTTGTCGACCAGCTCGGCGTGGAGGCTGAAAAGCGTTTCGGTGAAGTCACCCGTCAGCTCAGTCAGAGCCTGGGTTATGCCCCGCTTGATGAAGCGCACGACGCGCTGGCGGAGCTCTACTGGGAGCGTTTTCTGCAGGCAGAAGCCGCAGGCGATCAGGCCACGGCGACCTATTTCGAGTCTCTGGTTCGACAGCATAACACCGGGGCCTTCGACCAGCGTCTAAGTGGTGAGGCGACCCTGGAGGTGGAGACCGTTCCCGCCTCAGCCACCCTGCAACTCTGGCGTGTAAGCGAGTCGCAGCGTCGGTTGGTCAGCCAACCTATCGGCTCGCCAAGCCAGGCGCCCGAGTCTTTTGAACATCTGCCCCACGGTGCCTACGCGCTCCATGTTAGCGCTGAGGGGTATGCTCCGCTGGAGTTTCCTCTGGCGCTCGATCGCCTGGCGCATCTCCGCGTTCAGGTGCCGCTGTGGCCGCGAGCCTCGGTCCCCGAAGACTTTATCGTGATCTCCGCCGGTCCCTTTCGGGCCGGAGCTCACGACGCGATCTCTCTGGAGCAGGAGATCGTCGACCTCGACGCATTTGCGCTGCAGCGCACACCCGTGACCTGCGGGCAGTACGTGGACTTCCTTAACGCCATCGCCTCAGAAGATCCCGATGCGGCCCGGCGCCACGCCCCTCGCGTGCGTGATGATATGCCCTCCTACTTCCCGCTGGAAGACGGGCGCTACGTGGTGCCGCGCCAGGACGCCGAGGGCGACGCGTGGGATCCGCAGTGGCCGATCTGCATCATCAACCGTCTCGACGCGCTGGCCTACATCGCCTGGCGCAGTGAGCTCGATCAACGCGCCTACCGGCTGCCCACCTCCATGGAATGGGAGAAGGCCGCGCGCGGCGTCGACGGGCGCCTCTACCCCTGGGGTCACCACTTCGACGCGTCGTTCTGCCACATGCGCGAGAGCGCCCCGGGCAAATCCATGCCCAAGCCGGTCGGCGCCACACCCACCGATCGCTCGCCATATGGGGTGCTCGATATGGCAGGTAACATCGCTGAGTGGACCTCCACACCGGCGGACGCCGCTGCGGGCACCTACGTGCTGCGCGGAGGTTCGTTCAACTCCTTTCCGCTGATGTGTCGACTCGACTGGCACCAGACCAGCCCGGAGCACTACCGCCACGTGCACTACGGTTTTCGTATGGCCCTCGATCTGACGCGTTGA
- a CDS encoding right-handed parallel beta-helix repeat-containing protein, translated as MMRPTFSLPTRRPSFSRPLVALTMALLLAAGAGACSEDFGSFDDREVGSPDSPDSGADFGGGSGICLYGASDSCALGEDAGEGSGLPMSEAEGELYAGEFVGLESCVLDEHFVWPQPDALQSDVFGADTRIIYIAPPSLLESDTTSSGTGRITAGDGSSPARPTTFEALATTRFEGPTILSLFPGEHALNQPMTFEGPAIFSSPCAASATVALQGTGSLRFQDSELALVAGVSVRGHAGAVAPLITFENVTTALISAAHIDGQHADVSAVEVRQTPFAVIGQSILENVAVGLNLDGGQALIRQTLFEGNALHGIKLSSSQGPAQEGFAAGALLEHVIVDGRGAATPAPARSGVRAEGALVGVIDSAIRSHHAPTLNALAFGADVRASYLKVRGASEISANQGPGLLAIDSRAWVTGTTRIHNNRRGVFATRTDAGIDAYLNPTLSAPDPESPLFVPTLAFAESPDLSGALFPGDMFFPGDMFFPGDMFFPGDMFFPGDMFFPTEDVVAQEDLFPGDMFFPGDMFFPGDMFFPGDMFFPGDMFFPGGTAGPFSPAAEFIAAEDAWSMVALTGEVSVSGNLEAGVQVARTGLLLHRTLIANTRPMSLSPWAMTDGPAHGVVVDQPSFAHLAQVTLVDNAGMGIFASRIPAEPAEAEPSAGVRLLVDDSIILSNQSGGLRALNGPQKGAVTLSRSSFIRNGGVGALLRGQQASISGSEFILTASRPHIEGTEASADGLQLIDTGARINASEIRRNQRYGCYVSSEDSLSLANMFWGSDTTDALAIDSSKSPRLDAANLAVDIAELPEGAKLDDEGADLEPPSPLDLP; from the coding sequence ATGATGCGACCGACCTTTTCCCTGCCTACGCGCCGCCCCAGTTTCAGCCGACCGCTCGTTGCCCTGACAATGGCGCTTCTGCTCGCCGCCGGCGCCGGGGCCTGCTCCGAGGATTTCGGCAGCTTCGACGATCGAGAAGTTGGCTCACCGGACAGCCCGGACTCCGGAGCGGATTTCGGAGGTGGCAGCGGCATCTGCCTCTACGGCGCAAGTGACAGTTGCGCGCTCGGTGAAGATGCCGGCGAGGGCAGCGGTCTTCCGATGAGCGAGGCCGAGGGTGAGTTGTACGCTGGCGAGTTCGTGGGGCTTGAGAGCTGCGTTCTCGACGAACACTTCGTATGGCCGCAGCCTGACGCGCTGCAGAGCGATGTGTTTGGCGCCGACACCCGCATCATTTATATCGCACCTCCCTCCCTGCTTGAGAGCGATACCACTTCCTCAGGCACCGGCCGCATCACCGCCGGCGACGGGAGCTCGCCGGCGCGGCCGACCACGTTCGAGGCGCTGGCGACGACTCGCTTTGAGGGCCCCACGATCCTCTCGCTCTTTCCCGGGGAACATGCCCTCAACCAGCCGATGACCTTTGAGGGGCCGGCGATCTTCTCCAGCCCCTGCGCCGCCTCTGCGACCGTGGCGCTGCAGGGCACGGGCTCGCTGCGTTTCCAGGACAGTGAGCTTGCGCTTGTGGCCGGCGTGAGCGTGCGCGGTCACGCCGGAGCGGTCGCGCCGCTGATCACCTTTGAAAATGTGACCACCGCCTTGATCTCGGCGGCGCATATCGACGGGCAGCACGCAGACGTCAGCGCGGTGGAGGTCCGCCAGACCCCCTTCGCGGTGATCGGGCAATCGATTCTCGAGAACGTCGCGGTCGGCCTGAACCTCGACGGAGGTCAGGCTCTTATCCGCCAGACCCTCTTTGAAGGAAACGCGCTCCACGGCATCAAGCTCTCGAGCTCCCAGGGCCCGGCCCAGGAGGGCTTTGCGGCCGGCGCGCTGCTTGAGCACGTGATCGTCGACGGCCGCGGCGCGGCCACACCGGCCCCGGCGCGAAGCGGTGTGCGCGCCGAAGGCGCGCTGGTCGGGGTAATCGACTCGGCCATTCGTTCGCATCACGCCCCCACGCTCAACGCGCTGGCCTTTGGTGCCGATGTGCGGGCCTCCTACCTGAAGGTACGCGGCGCCTCCGAGATCAGCGCCAACCAGGGCCCCGGCCTGCTCGCCATCGACAGCCGCGCCTGGGTCACGGGCACTACCCGCATCCACAACAACCGCCGCGGCGTCTTCGCCACGCGCACCGACGCGGGCATCGACGCCTACCTCAACCCCACGCTCAGCGCGCCCGACCCGGAGAGCCCCCTCTTCGTCCCGACGCTGGCCTTTGCGGAGAGCCCCGACTTAAGTGGCGCCCTCTTCCCCGGCGACATGTTCTTCCCCGGCGATATGTTCTTCCCCGGCGATATGTTCTTCCCCGGTGACATGTTCTTCCCCGGTGACATGTTCTTCCCGACCGAAGACGTCGTCGCTCAGGAGGACCTCTTCCCCGGCGATATGTTCTTCCCCGGTGATATGTTCTTCCCCGGCGACATGTTCTTCCCCGGCGATATGTTCTTCCCCGGTGATATGTTCTTCCCCGGTGGCACCGCCGGCCCCTTCTCCCCGGCGGCCGAGTTTATTGCCGCCGAAGATGCCTGGTCGATGGTTGCGCTCACCGGTGAGGTCAGCGTCAGCGGCAACCTGGAGGCCGGCGTGCAGGTCGCTCGCACCGGACTTTTGCTCCATCGCACACTCATCGCCAACACGCGCCCGATGAGCCTCTCGCCATGGGCCATGACCGATGGACCGGCGCACGGCGTCGTGGTCGACCAGCCGAGCTTTGCCCACCTGGCGCAGGTGACCCTGGTCGACAACGCCGGCATGGGGATCTTCGCCAGCCGCATCCCCGCTGAACCTGCCGAAGCCGAGCCCAGCGCCGGGGTGCGACTGCTCGTCGATGACTCCATTATCTTGAGTAACCAGTCCGGCGGACTGCGCGCACTCAATGGCCCGCAAAAAGGGGCCGTGACGCTCTCCCGCTCCAGCTTCATTCGCAACGGCGGCGTCGGAGCACTCCTGCGTGGCCAGCAGGCCTCGATCTCCGGCTCGGAGTTCATTCTCACCGCCTCCCGGCCCCATATCGAAGGCACAGAAGCCTCGGCCGATGGTCTGCAGCTGATCGACACCGGCGCGCGCATCAACGCCAGCGAGATCCGCCGTAACCAGCGCTATGGCTGTTACGTCTCCTCAGAAGACTCCCTCTCACTCGCGAACATGTTCTGGGGCAGCGACACCACCGACGCGCTCGCGATCGACAGCTCCAAGAGCCCGCGTCTCGACGCGGCCAACCTGGCGGTCGACATCGCTGAACTCCCCGAAGGCGCGAAGCTCGATGACGAAGGCGCCGATCTGGAGCCCCCCTCCCCGCTCGACCTTCCCTGA
- a CDS encoding PAS domain-containing sensor histidine kinase, producing MSPGNNDAPGAVAHHRDALPRAGQVWASIYEDHPQPTLLLDIPEAANGERTLVAVNRAARDLLGEDQAHKIINGDGAAAHQAIFAAYDQSFIRPGQPPAPFSLNSESGALFRAHFAPLPAIDALHSPWLCLVHPYQRDQDQALQELIGELSALHHERSDLDALGMAVAERLREALNTPAVALLAAEGDRFAPRWHSGDEELSTRLVARLRDAQIPPDQLHHLALEPGATPDVCVLNLGGPPAHGVLSWIAQTPPEARPTTLSLLATALDLLLSTAYIRESYSEERMRLRAVLEYVPSAVLLFDTEGKVVMYNSRAQAMIGHNRWKNLGPDDHPFTMRDLDGNELPEERWPLVRAVREGVGCTNEEYVLDFGEIRRNILMTIAPVVDESGVTRLFLASGTDVTERSARDRRKDEFLSVASHELRSPLTPLSGFVHLARQQAEMGKRVDPEVLRRAESQVHRLRRLVDALLDMSRIETGRLRLLRKPTSLRALLKRIAEPWLNGHEGHRVTLHNADEAIFAVIDPDRIEQVISNLIDNALKHGRKEGNVQVRLHTATAHAIISVRDEGGGMSEEEVEQIFERFYSGAASRTTKSMGLGLYISRQIIEEHGGLIEIDTAPGSPTEVRVLLPLGRDAE from the coding sequence GTGAGTCCGGGCAATAACGATGCACCAGGAGCCGTCGCGCATCACCGCGATGCGCTCCCCCGGGCCGGTCAGGTGTGGGCCTCGATCTACGAAGATCACCCCCAACCGACCCTCCTCCTGGACATCCCCGAGGCCGCCAATGGCGAACGTACGCTGGTGGCAGTCAACCGCGCCGCCCGCGATCTCCTCGGCGAAGACCAGGCTCACAAGATCATCAACGGGGACGGCGCTGCGGCGCACCAGGCCATCTTCGCGGCCTACGATCAGAGCTTCATTCGCCCCGGCCAGCCTCCGGCCCCTTTCTCGTTGAACAGCGAGAGCGGCGCGCTTTTTCGCGCCCATTTTGCCCCGCTTCCCGCCATTGATGCGCTCCACAGTCCCTGGCTCTGCCTGGTCCATCCCTACCAGCGCGATCAAGATCAGGCCCTCCAGGAGCTCATCGGCGAGTTGAGCGCGCTTCACCACGAGCGCTCCGACCTGGATGCGCTGGGCATGGCGGTGGCCGAGCGCCTGCGCGAGGCGCTCAACACGCCCGCCGTCGCCCTACTCGCCGCCGAGGGCGATCGTTTCGCACCGCGCTGGCATAGCGGTGACGAAGAGCTCAGCACGAGGCTTGTTGCGCGACTTCGCGACGCTCAGATTCCCCCCGATCAGCTGCATCATCTGGCGCTGGAGCCCGGCGCCACCCCCGACGTCTGCGTACTCAACCTGGGCGGTCCGCCCGCCCATGGAGTGCTCAGCTGGATCGCTCAGACCCCTCCCGAGGCGCGGCCCACTACTCTCTCGCTGCTGGCCACCGCCCTCGATCTGCTGCTCTCCACAGCGTACATCCGCGAGTCCTACAGCGAGGAGCGCATGCGCCTTCGCGCGGTGCTTGAGTACGTGCCCAGCGCTGTGCTGCTCTTCGATACCGAGGGCAAGGTGGTGATGTACAACTCCCGCGCCCAGGCGATGATCGGCCATAACCGCTGGAAGAACCTCGGCCCCGACGACCATCCCTTTACCATGCGCGACCTCGACGGCAATGAGCTTCCGGAGGAGCGCTGGCCGCTTGTGCGGGCAGTCCGCGAGGGGGTCGGCTGTACCAATGAAGAGTATGTGCTGGACTTTGGCGAGATCCGTCGCAACATCCTGATGACCATCGCCCCGGTCGTCGATGAGTCCGGGGTCACTCGCCTCTTTCTGGCCTCTGGCACCGACGTCACCGAGCGCAGCGCGCGCGACCGTCGCAAAGACGAGTTTCTCTCGGTGGCCAGCCACGAGCTGCGCAGCCCCCTGACCCCCCTCTCCGGCTTTGTTCACCTGGCGCGCCAGCAGGCCGAGATGGGAAAGCGCGTCGACCCGGAGGTGCTGCGCCGCGCCGAATCGCAGGTGCATCGCCTTCGTCGCCTGGTCGACGCCCTGCTCGACATGTCACGGATTGAGACCGGGCGACTTCGTCTGTTGCGAAAGCCAACCTCGCTGCGGGCCCTGCTCAAACGCATCGCTGAGCCCTGGCTTAACGGCCACGAAGGCCACCGCGTCACCCTGCACAACGCCGATGAGGCCATCTTCGCGGTGATCGATCCCGATCGCATCGAGCAGGTCATCAGCAACCTGATCGACAATGCGCTCAAGCACGGTCGAAAAGAAGGTAACGTTCAGGTTCGCCTGCACACCGCCACTGCCCACGCCATCATCAGCGTGCGCGACGAGGGTGGGGGCATGAGCGAGGAAGAGGTCGAGCAGATCTTTGAGCGCTTCTACTCCGGCGCCGCCTCCCGCACCACCAAGAGCATGGGGCTGGGACTCTACATCTCGCGCCAGATCATCGAAGAGCATGGCGGCTTGATCGAGATCGACACCGCGCCGGGCTCCCCCACCGAAGTGCGCGTGCTGCTGCCTCTGGGGCGAGACGCCGAGTAG
- a CDS encoding tetratricopeptide repeat protein — MSQIHAGWRAYHEGDYRKALEHFEASQQWPEMVSGLALSILSLGQGSDAILLVEQQAREHRNTDLDVLLGDLTGRSGDRAGAERILQRVVNANPDHALSRSLLGEQRIRQGRWDDGTQDFIAGLASADPRATLHMRRVILDLIDAVAARRIPQAEAMRFINRVDYSIPNKDTSLNQFFGAARRAVNAQQRLDDVARTEPWSHSDTPASSAPPARPPQAKSPPPRPGPASPPQQRSTSRSRTASSTVDLSANERSPAADEMSRSASPAQQRRSQARERRQSIARDRSNLMDAGLTNMSRVLREERDANEALQQSVPPAIPPAWPSEMDEPIDTIPPIALPSRAVLGSNNTIRSGTFRLTGGDIGVEITLERCMHNMLASIQSIGDVTVPFTLQALRQLELNLLDDVFARMPDLSALYRDETAVDDQRPLALGKFLGDCLSQAFGAVWNYAQPPRASTMRVGQEEIDPLGVARAILDADHFDAIGFEQLVRQSEKGSQTSTALVARHFYVDPTPGLEGEALHMKLAEIWAAYRFVLTAIQTNAIAASLKTHLTHRDVIVFSLDQDFVPASFLAQVGPGALSSEGRTSLAYVRSTGEFLLLGSARHFARFLEVAPFELTSESLPTLLPWLQRLFRPGWRLVESEDVARRAVERTGVRTIAAPTLARQGAATRLQVNFLERATPHVMRLHFDPDALLTFTLELKAIG, encoded by the coding sequence ATGTCGCAGATTCACGCGGGCTGGAGAGCCTACCACGAGGGCGACTACCGCAAGGCACTGGAACATTTTGAGGCCTCCCAACAATGGCCCGAGATGGTCAGTGGTCTGGCACTCTCGATCCTCTCGCTGGGCCAGGGCTCCGATGCGATCTTGCTCGTCGAGCAGCAGGCCCGCGAGCATCGCAACACCGACCTCGACGTGTTGCTCGGCGATCTGACCGGTCGCAGCGGCGATCGCGCCGGGGCCGAGCGCATCCTCCAGCGGGTGGTCAACGCCAACCCCGATCACGCTCTGTCCCGAAGCCTGCTCGGTGAACAGCGCATTCGTCAGGGGCGATGGGATGATGGCACCCAGGACTTTATCGCGGGCCTTGCCAGCGCCGACCCGCGCGCCACGTTGCATATGCGACGGGTGATCCTCGACTTAATCGACGCGGTCGCGGCCCGGCGCATTCCGCAGGCCGAAGCGATGCGATTTATCAACCGCGTCGACTACTCCATTCCCAACAAAGACACCTCACTCAACCAGTTCTTCGGGGCGGCGCGGCGTGCGGTCAACGCCCAGCAGCGCCTCGACGACGTGGCGCGTACCGAGCCCTGGAGCCACAGCGACACGCCGGCCTCCTCGGCCCCCCCCGCGCGCCCGCCTCAAGCAAAGTCACCGCCCCCCCGTCCAGGCCCCGCATCGCCTCCTCAGCAACGCTCGACTTCTCGCTCCCGCACCGCGTCGAGCACCGTGGATCTCTCCGCCAATGAAAGATCCCCCGCTGCTGATGAGATGTCCCGGTCAGCCTCCCCGGCCCAGCAGCGGCGCTCCCAGGCCCGCGAGCGACGCCAGTCCATCGCCCGCGATCGCTCCAACCTGATGGACGCCGGCCTCACCAACATGTCGCGCGTGCTCCGTGAGGAGCGCGACGCCAACGAAGCCCTCCAGCAGAGCGTGCCGCCGGCCATCCCCCCGGCCTGGCCCTCGGAGATGGATGAGCCCATCGACACCATCCCGCCCATCGCCCTGCCGAGCCGCGCGGTGCTGGGCAGCAACAACACCATCCGCAGTGGAACCTTCCGCCTGACCGGCGGCGACATCGGCGTGGAGATCACCCTGGAGCGCTGCATGCACAACATGCTCGCCAGCATCCAGTCCATCGGCGATGTCACCGTGCCCTTTACCCTGCAGGCGCTGCGTCAGCTGGAGCTCAACCTCCTCGACGATGTCTTTGCCCGCATGCCCGATCTCAGCGCCCTCTACCGCGATGAGACCGCCGTCGATGATCAGCGTCCCCTGGCCCTGGGCAAGTTTCTGGGCGACTGCCTCAGCCAGGCCTTCGGCGCGGTCTGGAACTACGCGCAGCCCCCCCGGGCCTCGACCATGCGCGTGGGGCAGGAGGAGATCGATCCGCTGGGCGTGGCCCGGGCGATCCTCGACGCCGACCACTTTGACGCCATCGGCTTCGAGCAGCTGGTGCGGCAGTCTGAGAAAGGCTCTCAAACGAGCACCGCCCTGGTCGCTCGCCACTTCTACGTCGATCCCACCCCCGGACTTGAGGGGGAGGCCCTGCACATGAAGCTGGCCGAGATCTGGGCGGCCTACCGTTTTGTGCTCACTGCCATTCAGACCAATGCGATCGCAGCCAGCCTCAAGACCCACCTGACCCACCGCGATGTCATCGTCTTCTCGCTCGACCAGGACTTCGTGCCGGCCTCATTCCTCGCACAGGTCGGCCCGGGCGCCCTCTCTTCCGAGGGGCGCACCTCCCTGGCGTACGTCCGCAGCACTGGCGAGTTTCTCTTGCTGGGGAGCGCCCGACACTTTGCACGTTTTCTGGAGGTCGCGCCCTTTGAGCTCACGTCCGAATCCCTGCCGACGTTGCTCCCCTGGCTGCAGCGCCTCTTCCGCCCGGGCTGGCGCCTGGTGGAGAGCGAAGACGTCGCGCGCCGCGCCGTAGAGCGCACCGGCGTCCGTACCATCGCCGCGCCGACCTTAGCACGCCAGGGCGCGGCCACTCGCCTTCAGGTAAACTTCCTGGAGCGCGCCACCCCGCACGTGATGCGTCTTCACTTCGATCCCGACGCCCTGCTCACCTTCACCCTCGAGCTCAAAGCCATCGGTTAA
- a CDS encoding helix-turn-helix transcriptional regulator, whose protein sequence is MSARNTFAATRRSHEILGWLRSGQRVTITDVSDRFGVQYPQAREDLKLLEEVYELDTGREGRIKYWEWPGISSKEAVVGTAAALELGGVALDIFRETPYGEFIDALAHDQRNSLAQTQQEGLRRVGQALRLRRNWLPVERKRLVEMLETVLDAIHQGGKGLSFEYERSSDGDSKRYLAVPRRLIWYQGRLWMQAYQDKKRKLFDVAGILDVEELFFDRFVDRLIDERRDELAAFEYEGDRSKLYISEGGSGEVGDDGESIIDPVAEKAYAKEREEAFKAVLREEVEREAALGSPEEEDAYFENAFGIYAYSGPADQVELEVGTSWATYLRRYRVHASQENEDLEDGRLKVRFELAICPEFTSFVLGMLPEVKVLKPASLQATMEEAARSWLEG, encoded by the coding sequence ATGTCTGCTCGCAATACCTTCGCTGCAACGCGTCGTTCACATGAAATTCTGGGCTGGTTGCGAAGCGGACAGCGCGTCACGATCACCGATGTCAGCGATCGATTCGGGGTGCAGTACCCGCAGGCTCGCGAAGACCTGAAGTTGCTCGAAGAGGTCTATGAGCTGGATACGGGGCGAGAGGGACGCATCAAGTACTGGGAATGGCCGGGGATCTCGAGCAAAGAAGCGGTGGTGGGCACGGCCGCGGCGCTGGAGCTTGGCGGGGTGGCGCTGGATATCTTCCGCGAGACGCCCTACGGGGAGTTCATCGATGCGCTGGCCCATGATCAGCGCAACTCACTGGCGCAGACGCAGCAGGAGGGGCTTCGCCGGGTGGGGCAGGCGCTGCGACTGCGACGCAACTGGTTGCCGGTGGAGCGCAAGCGCCTGGTGGAGATGCTCGAGACGGTGCTCGACGCGATTCATCAGGGCGGCAAAGGGCTGAGCTTTGAGTATGAGCGCTCCTCCGACGGTGATAGCAAGCGCTACCTGGCGGTGCCGCGCCGGCTGATCTGGTACCAGGGGCGGCTGTGGATGCAGGCCTATCAGGATAAGAAGCGCAAACTTTTTGATGTGGCCGGGATCCTCGACGTGGAGGAGCTTTTTTTCGATCGCTTTGTCGACCGTCTGATCGACGAGCGCCGCGACGAACTCGCTGCATTCGAGTACGAGGGCGACCGCTCGAAGCTCTACATCTCTGAGGGAGGGAGCGGCGAAGTCGGCGATGATGGGGAGTCGATCATCGATCCGGTCGCCGAGAAGGCGTATGCGAAGGAGCGCGAGGAGGCGTTTAAAGCCGTGCTCCGTGAGGAAGTCGAGCGGGAGGCCGCGCTTGGGAGCCCCGAGGAGGAAGACGCCTACTTCGAGAACGCCTTCGGCATCTACGCCTACAGTGGGCCGGCGGACCAGGTCGAGCTGGAGGTGGGGACGAGCTGGGCGACGTACCTTCGGCGCTACCGGGTGCACGCCTCTCAGGAGAATGAGGATCTGGAGGACGGGCGGCTCAAGGTGCGTTTTGAGCTGGCGATCTGCCCGGAGTTTACGTCCTTTGTGCTCGGGATGTTGCCGGAGGTGAAGGTGCTCAAGCCGGCCTCGCTGCAGGCGACGATGGAAGAGGCCGCCCGCAGCTGGCTGGAAGGTTGA